AACAGAAAGTTGTGGTTATCAGATTCTGACTTTCTGAATGATAGGAATGAAGTCAAGTATACGCTAGACCTTATTTCAAATATCTGCTATAAGGAATTTGATTTTAATAGTAGAGAAATGAATAAAATATTTGACTATGTGAGTCGTCCGACTTGGAATGGTCAACAAGTGTTCATTATGTCGTTTTCTGAACAAGATGATTTATTACCTTTATGGTCGTATTATTCACAAGTAGATGGATATAATATATCTTTCAATCCACCTGAACTAATTAGTGCATCAAGGCAGAATTTAGATGTGGATTATAAATCCAATAGAGAGGTGCATAAAGTATCAGCTCTTGATAGGGTAAAAATAAACCTGAGTAAAGTAATATATAATGAAGAACAGCAAACTGAAATTATTACGAAGATTACTAAGTTGATGAAAAAAGCTGTTATAGATTACAGACAAGGTTTGCTTAGTGGCTATATGATAAATAAGTTATTGATTGAATACGCAGGAATACTGAGGTTTTATTCTCTTAATTTTAAACAAATTCATTTTGAACCGGAGCAAGAGACAAGATTAACCGTTTTATTAGAAGATAAGAATTTATTAAAGCAGTATTTAAATCATCGCTCATCAAACGGTATCGTTATCCCGTACATTGAACTGAATTTTTCTGTAGATCAATTTAATTCTGTTGTCAAAAAGATAATGATTGGTCCTAAGAATAACCTAGATGTTTCAGAGAAAGGGCTTAAATCATTCTTATATCATGAAGACTATAAGGAGTCCATACAGATAACAAAGTCCTTAATTCCACTTAGATTTTAGTTCATTATGTGCCTCCGTACTTGACTTCATATAACGGCCGCGCGGCCGATAGTTAAGATGGTGCGTAGCACCATTTTGACTATAAAATGTAGGCTATTATCTTGAAATTGTGTCGACGCAGGCGATGAGGTGCTTATTGAAAATACAAAGAAATGTTCCCAGAGCTGATTTATGGCATTATTTCAGGGGGAGCAGCCAAATTTTCTGTGCTTAGCCCTGTAATACCCGAGTTGAGAGATGATAAATTATCTGTTGAAGAAGCTTATGAGGAAGAAGATTTTGGTGCATATCTTCCTCAAAAGCTTCCAAGGGGTTTTGTCTTTGAATCATCCGTGCGTTTTATCAATCAGGAATTTAATTATCTGTCGCATTATGGTGTAAAGGCTTAAATAATATGGCGTGGAGGGTATCAAACTTTTCTGAATCTGATGCAGTAAGAATTACATCAGTTGTTGATACAAAGAATTATAAAATTGAACTTTATCCAATACCGCGTTTCCATTTTGTTCCGAATGAATTATGGGAAATTGTAGACAATCCGATTTTTCATATTGAAGATCTAACACTTGAAGCTGTGAAGGCACGCGCATATACCATGAGTGACAAAGGCGATGAAAGCGGGTATCGTATGCGATTTTCTGTGCTATACAACTAAGATATACTGTTGAAATAAATGTCAAAGGTGTAGATTCGGAATATATATTTAACCAGTTGTCAA
The nucleotide sequence above comes from Natranaerovirga pectinivora. Encoded proteins:
- a CDS encoding DUF2971 domain-containing protein; protein product: MRRWKDIYEQYMSFSENPYFEDTFGHSVHHYTDIHALMSILRNRKLWLSDSDFLNDRNEVKYTLDLISNICYKEFDFNSREMNKIFDYVSRPTWNGQQVFIMSFSEQDDLLPLWSYYSQVDGYNISFNPPELISASRQNLDVDYKSNREVHKVSALDRVKINLSKVIYNEEQQTEIITKITKLMKKAVIDYRQGLLSGYMINKLLIEYAGILRFYSLNFKQIHFEPEQETRLTVLLEDKNLLKQYLNHRSSNGIVIPYIELNFSVDQFNSVVKKIMIGPKNNLDVSEKGLKSFLYHEDYKESIQITKSLIPLRF